The genomic segment TATTGTTCTTTTATTTATTGTCTCGTATAATTATGCTGCAAAGGTAAGTGCTTTTTTATAAACTCCAAACAAATTGAAGAAAAAAAAGATATAAACATGAATAATCGTAAGAAAATCATGCTTTAAAATCTTATTTTATCACTTATAAGGCTCAAATAAAAAGATTCGGATAGTTTTGAAGAGTATGCCCAAGAGTCACAACGCACTTAATAATCTGAAATTTACCGGAGCGCTTCCTCCCACGAAACAAAATATTCGTATCTTTGCGCACCGGGCAAAGGCGGGGTGCGCCTCTGAAGTTATGCGGATATTCGCATTGCCTTTGCCACTTTAGAGACAGAACAACAGTATTTACTAAACAATAACAAATTAATGGAAACAGTAGAAAACAAGTACATCACCTTAGCATATAAGCTGTACTCAATCGAAAACGGAGAAAAAGAATTCACAGAAGAAGCTCCTGCAGAACACCCCTTCCAGTTCATCTCCGGATTGGGCCTGACTTTGGAAGCTTTTGAAAGCCAAGTGAAAGACTTGAAAAAAGGCGATAAATTCGACTTTACAATCAAAGCAGAAGAGGCTTACGGTGAATATGACGAAGAACACGTCATCGACCTGCCCAAAAACATCTTCGAGATAGAAGGCAAATTCGATAGCGAACGCGTAGTGGAAGGCGCCGTAATTCCTTTGATGACTTCGGAAGGCCAACGCATCAACGGAAGCGTAGTCGAAGTAAAAGACGATGTAGTGGTAATGGACATGAATCACCCCTTGGCAGGCTGCGACCTGAACTTCGTGGGTGAAGTTACGGAAAACCGCCCGGCCACCAACGATGAGCTGGCAGAAATGGCACGCATGATGAGTGGTGGCGGATGCGGCGGTGGATGCAATGGCGGATGCGATTGTGGAGACTGCGGCGACGGATGCTGTAAATAAGAATTAGGGATTAGCGATTAGGGATTAGTTTATCAATGGCACATATTATAATGTTGCGATTAATCCCTGATCGTTAATCACTTAATCACTGCTTTCCCGTCATTATTTCCAGTACCAGTTTGTCCGTTTCGTCCATTCCTTTGGAACCTATCTTCGTCAGATTACGGATGCTTTGGTCCACGTCTTCATCGATAATCCCTTCAACAGAAGTAACGCAACGATTTTCCATTGCCATAATAGCCGAAAGGACGGCCGTAGAAACGCCCGTAGTCACCTTCAAAGCACAACTGGGCTTGGCTCCGTCGCAAATCATTCCGGTGAGGTTGGCAATCATGTTCTGAACGGCAAAAGCCACCTGCTCGTAGGTGCCTCCCATCAGCCATGTGATGCCGCAACTGGAACCCGTAGCAGCTACCACACAGCCGCATAAAGCGGACAAACGGCCCAAACTTTGTTTGATATAAATCACAGTCAGATGACTGAGCATGAGCGCACGTATCAGCTCTTCTTCCGATTTGCCGTTCTCCTCGGCATAAACCAGTACGGGCAACGTAGCGGAAATACCCTGATTTCCACTTCCCGAATTACTCATCACCGGTATCATGGCCCCTGCCATACGGGCGTCGCATGCACCGGACGTATAAGAAAGGATATGTGAGAACACACTATCCCCCAATATCTTATGTTCATAAGTGCCGCGCAACATCCTGCCCAGACCATGACCGTAGTTCTTATCGAAAGAACTTTCAGCCGCCGCTTTGTTCAGGCGGGCAGTCTCAAGGATGAAACGGATTTCATCCAACGGAGCGTCCATGGCAAAGTCATACACTTTGCGCAACGTCAAATCCACAGTCTGCTCTTTCGTCTCTTCACTGCTTGCATTTTGCCTGCTGAAAAGGATGCCACCATTCCGGGCTATATATATAAAGGTGGTATGCCCGCCTGCTATAATGGCGGTAGCCTTGTTTTCTCCGGACTCACAACATACTTCTATATAGAGTTTCTCCGAAATATTCTCTTTCAGCGATATGTTGATGCGCTTCTCAGCGATAAAGCGTTTACCTTCATCCACAGCGGCAGGATTGCTGTCTTTCAGCACTTCCAACTGATATTCCGACTTGCCCACCAGTGCCCCCAACGCTATGGCAATGGGCAGTCCAATCATACCTGTACCGGGAATCCCCACCCCCATTGCGTTTTTCAGGATATTGGCGCTTAGCAAGACATTTATCTTCTCCGGTCTTGTTCCTAAGGTTTCGGTCGCTTTCGCCACACACAAAGCAACGGCGATAGGTTCCGTACATCCGATGGCGGGCACCACTTCACGCTGCACCAAGTCTATTATTTGTTTTCTTTCGGCTTCAGTCATATCACAGATATATATTTTATTCAATCTTCATGCAAAGATAGGCGGAATAACAAATAAATAACAGAGTTTATCGCACTTTTTTGTCATTGCATCTGTTATTACAAAATAATAGCGTATTTTTGCAAATTGCTAAACTATATCAATTTATCAACTCTCAAAAAAAGAAGTATATGAATTTTAAGAAGTGGACTACTGCCCTCATGCTTATTCTGACTGTCACGTCGTGTATACAGGACGAAGCACTTAATTCCGAAGCGGCGATTGACGCCTGCACCGGTGCGGATGTACAATTGGCTCACATCAACAGCGACTCGAAAGAAATAAACATATATGTGCATAAAGGAGCAGACCTGTCAAAACAACAATTACTGTTTACTCTGCCTGTCGGAGCGACCCTTAGTGCGGACAAACATTACCCGAACGACATACTGAACAATTACGATTTCAGCAACGATTCACATTCACGCACATTCACCGTAACATCCGAAGACGGGGAGTGGACTGCCACCTATACCGTAAAAATCATACCGGCAGAAGTTCCGGGAATCTTCCATTTTGAAGACCTGCTTCCCGCTGCCGGTACCGAATATGACATTCTCTACGAGTTCCAGCCCGGCACCTCAACCAATGTTTCCAGCGTGCTGCAATGGTCAAGCGGCAATCCCGGTTACAAACTTACCAGCATGACGGACAATCGCACCGGCTACCCCACACAGCAGATTGCCGAAGGTTTTCGTGGCAAGGGCTTGAAACTGACAACCTGTGATACAGGCAGCTTTGGAGCTATGGTGAAAATGTATATTGCCGCCGGAAACCTCTTCATCGGTTCATTCGACTTGGCAAATGCACTTAAAGATCCCTTGCGTGCCACAAAGTTCGGCATACAGTATTATAAACGCCCCGTATCGTTGAAAGGCTACTTCAAGTTTAAGGCAGGAGATGTCTACACCGATGAAGGCGCAGTGCAGAAAGACAAAAAAGACCGTTTCGACATTTATGCCATTATGTACGAAGCCAACGAGAACTCTTTCATGCTGGATGGCAGCAACAGTTTGGATTTGACTTCCGACAAGCTCGTATCCATCGCCCGTATCAGTGAAGAGGACGCTAAGGAGACCGATTCATGGACACCCTTTGAACTTCCTTTCAAAGCGGTGAACGGCAAGAGCATAGACCCTGTCAAACTGCAGGAAGGCAAGTACAAACTAAGCATCGTACTCTCTTCCAGTGTAGACGGCGCTTATTTCAAGGGAGCTGTTGGCAGCACATTATATGTAGACGAATTAGAACTTATAAGCGAAGACAACTAATATAGCGTATGAAAAAGTATCATTTTATTTGCATAATAGCCGCACTGTTGGCAATGGTTACCAACGTACAGGCACAAGAAGAAAGAAACAAAAGTCTTATCAATTCCTATCTGCATGGTTGGGAATACGGCATAAAAGCCGGGTTCAACATCGGCGGAACCTCGCCTATCCCCCTGCCCAAAGAGATACGCAAGATAGACAGTTATGCGCCGGGCATAGCCATTGCCATTGAAGGAAATGCCACCAAATGGTTTGACGAAAAGAAAAAGTGGGGACTTACGTTAGGCCTGCGGTTAGAGAATAAGAACATGACCACCGAAGCCACTGTCAAGAACTATGGTATGAAAATCATCAATACCAATGGCGGAGAGCTGGCAGGTCTTTGGACAGGCGGGGTCAAGACAAAGGTAAAGAACTCCTATCTGACAATTCCCATTTTGGCTAATTACCACATCAGCAAGCGTTGGATATTGTCTGCCGGTCCTTATTTCTCCTATCTGCTGGAGGGCAATTTCTCCGGACATGTTTATGAAGGACACCTGCGTACCCCCGACCAGACCGGTTCCAAAGTGGAGTTCACCGGTGAAAGCATCGCCACTTATGACTTCTCCAGTGATTTAAGGAAATTCCAGTGGGGTGTGCAATTCGGCGGTGAATGGAAAGCATTCAAACACCTCACCGTACACGCCGACGTGACATGGGGGCTGAATAATATCTTCCAAAAAGACTTTGATACGATTACATTCAATATGTATCCTATCTATCTGAACTTGGGATTCGGATATGCTTTCTAAACAAGATTTTTTCATTTTTTGTCGTCACTCGTCACCTTTTGCTTCAATGTATTAAGGATAAGGGAATTATCGAGTGACGACAAGGTATATATGCAGTGACGACCAAATGCTGGTCGTCACTGTCTGTTTTGTCCCTAAATTAATCCGGCTGACTATCCGTCATCAGCAACCTGCCCAAAGACAATCTCCATGCCGGCTATTTAAAATACCAAAGTTGGAAATTCAAAATACCAATGTTTGGTACTTGAAATACCAACCGTTGGTACTCGAAATACCAAAGAGTGGTACTTAAAATACCAATCATTGGTACTCAATATACCAAAGGGTGGTATTCAAATGGTACTTGCAGTATATTGTTTTACAACCTGTTATAAATAGTTTCCTCTACCTTGCATTTCACGTTATCCTTTCCCCACCTAAAGTTGACCTTTACAGTTCTAAAGTACACCTTTATGGCTCCCAAATAAAAAGTGACGACCAATATTTGGTCGTCACTGCATATATACCTTGTCGTCACTCGATAATTCCCTTATCCTTAATACATTGAGGCAAAAAGTGACGAGTGATGAGAAAAATATAAATCTTTCCAACACTTTATTTTATTTCTCAGTCTCAAAAACTTGTAACCAGTCCCTATGTAGCGTCATTATAGCTATTTAAGACTGGTCACAAACTAATTTATTTTACTGAAACGGTCAATTCATCAACTGTTAGTACACTGCCTGGTGCTCCTTCAAATTTATCACCCTCAGCACTAGAAGAACATATAATAGCAAACTTATATTTTTTATTTGCATCATACTCTTTCAAGTATTGTAATTCTACTTCAAAAGATTTAAACTCAGCTGTATTTTCACATACCTGCTTGGCTATGGCAGTTAGTTTAGTCTCATCGTAAATGTTAGTACCATCTAAAGATTCATCACCTGTCACTTCATATAAGACAGCGGAAATCAACCCCTTATCTGTCTTGCCTTGAACTATTTCACTAGAAACATCCATTGGATTATCCGGATTTACAATCGTCTTATAATATGTTTCCCCTGCCTGATATTTATAATATCCTTTCAAAGAAACTGGCTGTTCATCATACTTTATACCAAATCTTGTACTCTTTAAAGTATTTTCTAAATCAGTTTCAAATTTACCTAAAAATAACGTACCTGCAGTGACTTTAGGCACAGTTGTTAGCATCCACATCCCCTTTGAATCAGTACTTCTAACTTCTGCAGCTCCACCTTTATATCCAGCTTCTGTCGGAGTCACAGCATATGGTGCATCCGCAGGCACGGCATTTAGAAGAACTTTCAATAGATAAAGAGCTCCATTGCTAGTGCACCAACCATTCGATGAAAAATCCCAATAATTCAGAGGATTTTTTTCATCTGCTTCCACCATTAGTTCAAAATTCCATTCATCTTTCTCAAAAGAATATAATGCGGCTCTTCCTGAAATCGAAACCGCATATGTTTTAATAGTACCATCTTCTGCAACAACCGTATAAACAACATTCTTACCCTTAGAGAAATCCTGTGCTACTCCACTTGCTGGAGTTACAGTTGCTTTTTCCGAGAAAGTAATAGTCGGAACCAATGCTTTCA from the Bacteroides eggerthii genome contains:
- a CDS encoding peptidylprolyl isomerase is translated as METVENKYITLAYKLYSIENGEKEFTEEAPAEHPFQFISGLGLTLEAFESQVKDLKKGDKFDFTIKAEEAYGEYDEEHVIDLPKNIFEIEGKFDSERVVEGAVIPLMTSEGQRINGSVVEVKDDVVVMDMNHPLAGCDLNFVGEVTENRPATNDELAEMARMMSGGGCGGGCNGGCDCGDCGDGCCK
- a CDS encoding serine dehydratase subunit alpha family protein, which encodes MTEAERKQIIDLVQREVVPAIGCTEPIAVALCVAKATETLGTRPEKINVLLSANILKNAMGVGIPGTGMIGLPIAIALGALVGKSEYQLEVLKDSNPAAVDEGKRFIAEKRINISLKENISEKLYIEVCCESGENKATAIIAGGHTTFIYIARNGGILFSRQNASSEETKEQTVDLTLRKVYDFAMDAPLDEIRFILETARLNKAAAESSFDKNYGHGLGRMLRGTYEHKILGDSVFSHILSYTSGACDARMAGAMIPVMSNSGSGNQGISATLPVLVYAEENGKSEEELIRALMLSHLTVIYIKQSLGRLSALCGCVVAATGSSCGITWLMGGTYEQVAFAVQNMIANLTGMICDGAKPSCALKVTTGVSTAVLSAIMAMENRCVTSVEGIIDEDVDQSIRNLTKIGSKGMDETDKLVLEIMTGKQ
- a CDS encoding PCMD domain-containing protein, which produces MNFKKWTTALMLILTVTSCIQDEALNSEAAIDACTGADVQLAHINSDSKEINIYVHKGADLSKQQLLFTLPVGATLSADKHYPNDILNNYDFSNDSHSRTFTVTSEDGEWTATYTVKIIPAEVPGIFHFEDLLPAAGTEYDILYEFQPGTSTNVSSVLQWSSGNPGYKLTSMTDNRTGYPTQQIAEGFRGKGLKLTTCDTGSFGAMVKMYIAAGNLFIGSFDLANALKDPLRATKFGIQYYKRPVSLKGYFKFKAGDVYTDEGAVQKDKKDRFDIYAIMYEANENSFMLDGSNSLDLTSDKLVSIARISEEDAKETDSWTPFELPFKAVNGKSIDPVKLQEGKYKLSIVLSSSVDGAYFKGAVGSTLYVDELELISEDN
- a CDS encoding porin family protein — protein: MKKYHFICIIAALLAMVTNVQAQEERNKSLINSYLHGWEYGIKAGFNIGGTSPIPLPKEIRKIDSYAPGIAIAIEGNATKWFDEKKKWGLTLGLRLENKNMTTEATVKNYGMKIINTNGGELAGLWTGGVKTKVKNSYLTIPILANYHISKRWILSAGPYFSYLLEGNFSGHVYEGHLRTPDQTGSKVEFTGESIATYDFSSDLRKFQWGVQFGGEWKAFKHLTVHADVTWGLNNIFQKDFDTITFNMYPIYLNLGFGYAF
- a CDS encoding PCMD domain-containing protein, which codes for MKKNLFYLFALICSMSLFTACSDDDPDYSKVIEEEIAGNYKGTLTVTVEGTTMPSEPQKIKIEKASPSAINLSLANFSFMGIAIGDVELKNCVLSQNGDTYAFTGTQKLEVEALSCTINAKGTIKNGAVKVDMDIDAVAGGVKQSVKVVYEGTRLTGTESSEAKITAFSFDSKLVTEQPVINEENGTITFKVSDTAVDDDLKALVPTITFSEKATVTPASGVAQDFSKGKNVVYTVVAEDGTIKTYAVSISGRAALYSFEKDEWNFELMVEADEKNPLNYWDFSSNGWCTSNGALYLLKVLLNAVPADAPYAVTPTEAGYKGGAAEVRSTDSKGMWMLTTVPKVTAGTLFLGKFETDLENTLKSTRFGIKYDEQPVSLKGYYKYQAGETYYKTIVNPDNPMDVSSEIVQGKTDKGLISAVLYEVTGDESLDGTNIYDETKLTAIAKQVCENTAEFKSFEVELQYLKEYDANKKYKFAIICSSSAEGDKFEGAPGSVLTVDELTVSVK